Below is a genomic region from Syngnathoides biaculeatus isolate LvHL_M chromosome 5, ASM1980259v1, whole genome shotgun sequence.
CACTATTCAGTTTACAGTGCTTTGTCTTTCTCGAGGGGATCGAGAAAGTCGTGAGGGACTACTGTATAGAGAGGCTAAAATCTGATTGGCTGAAGAAGCGAGCATCTACTGTATTGCGCGCAGTGGGGAGTGGAAACACTACCAAATGAGGACAATAGATAGAATGAGgaattaattatccatccatccatccatccatccatccatccatccatccatccatccatccatccatccatccatccatccatccatccattttcttagccgtgtatcctcacaagggtcacggggagtgctggagcctatcccagctgtcatcgtgcaggaggcagggtacaccctgaactggttgccagccaatcgcagggcacatagagacaaacagccacagtcacaatcacacctaggggcaatttagagtgaccaatgaatacatgtttttgggatgtgagaggaaaccggagtgcccggagaaaacccactcagacacggggagaacatgcaaactccacacaggtgggactggggtttgaaccatggtcctcagaactgtgaagccaacactctacagctgctccaccgtactGCCAAGAATGAATTAACactatttaattaaaaaagtaatcaaattTAGGTTCCAAATGGAGGCCAGTGTTTCTGATAGTGTTTAGGCCAGCAGAGAAGGCTTTGCTGACTCTGTACGCACTGCACAGTTTAAGGGATTTGGTTGATCCTCGTGTGGCTGTTGTGGGTTGGAAAGCAAACACTGACAGTCCGAAACACTTGTAAGCCATTTAATGAACTTCAAAGTTTTTCCGCGCACCACAGGAAAGAGGACAGAGCTGgatgcaaaatgtcaaaaagaagATGCAAATATTTAGCTCGCTTGTGTCATtgtctgacacacacacaaacacacacagctaagacacatgcacacacacagaattgAGAATACATGTCTAGACTAATTTGtacataaaaatgataataacaaACATACACGCTTTGAAAAAACACTCACAAATGCAAGCTCACATATATGGATCTGCACACGCACATTGcgcacacgaacacacacacacacatctccaaaaacacacacacaatcacacaaagaCCCACATGTACGCACTGATACAGAGGCTCACATGTTCACGGATGCACACGCGCAAACATGTGGACGCACATGGATGAACGTCATCTTCATTTCACCTGATTTTTGATGAATTCATCATGATTGCAACAGAACAACATTCTCTTGATTGGTTTCCAGATTTCTTTAATCTTCAAGCCATATATTAACGGATTGAACAAAGGATTGTACACCACTATTTGGAGACTCATAATCAGTCGCACAGTTTTTGGAAGCACCGACTCCAGTAGCCCTATCAAAACGTCAAAGACAAGCAAACAGGAAAAGGTCAATAAAACAGTCAGGTGAGGCAAACACGTATCTATTGCTTTTTTCCGGACTTCTCCGTGGCTATGATAGATGACAATAAATATCTTTATGTATGTGAAGAGGATGAACAGCATAGGAATGACACTCGTGTTTATGAGACTAATTAACGACCACACAGTGAGCAACATTGGTAACGTACAATGAATCTTCATCATTGTAGTATTGCAaaaaattccccccaaaataaagtTACATAGTTTTTGTTTGGACTGAAGGATGGTTACCACCACAATGTGACAGGTGGGCCAAAACCAAACCAAAGCCAAAACAAGTCTGACATTGGTCACGCCCATGGTAGTTGCATATTGCAGCGGCCTGCAGATGGACACAAACCTGTCGTAAGCCATGGCTGTCAACAGCATTAGGTCAGAACCAGCTAAACTATAGAAAAGAAATATCTGGACCAAACAGTCGGAATAAGAAATTCTCTGCTGCTGAGACAAGACGTCCACAATCAGTTTGGGGTAGATAACAGTGCTGAACACAAGCGAGTTGAGAGAcaa
It encodes:
- the LOC133500946 gene encoding olfactory receptor 11A1-like, coding for MCSYFFLRIECSQALHRQEGEHLYDLFWMCGIFVLCFVEMEWNGTLMLSLGGYVEIEKYRYVYLMFFMALYVVILCCNCIIICVIWIHRNLHEPMYIFIAALSLNSLVFSTVIYPKLIVDVLSQQQRISYSDCLVQIFLFYSLAGSDLMLLTAMAYDRFVSICRPLQYATTMGVTNVRLVLALVWFWPTCHIVVVTILQSKQKLCNFILGGIFCNTTMMKIHCTLPMLLTVWSLISLINTSVIPMLFILFTYIKIFIVIYHSHGEVRKKAIDTCLPHLTVLLTFSCLLVFDVLIGLLESVLPKTVRLIMSLQIVVYNPLFNPLIYGLKIKEIWKPIKRMLFCCNHDEFIKNQVK